Proteins from one Podarcis raffonei isolate rPodRaf1 chromosome 1, rPodRaf1.pri, whole genome shotgun sequence genomic window:
- the NDUFAF1 gene encoding complex I intermediate-associated protein 30, mitochondrial — MASSLKILDSACLLKKCHWQNGLCPLFRPLVDSCNLKWYSSYRRPGTPPDRTPPWKKIDFSFQKGVEGIKTHFGRLVKEVTDHVKGPEGRPLKQYMLEQTRVVWEFRSQEDLDKWVISSDVEIGGKSEIYMQLGKNNQSALVYGNINTTVPRDGETRYSGYCSMRSKPRLVAFDRKKPYDWSNFNTLVLRVRGDGRPWMINIYTDPYFSHQKDDIYNYFMFTRGGPYWEEIKIPFSKFFFTSRGRIQDNQHALWLDKISTLGFTIADQVNGPFQLEIDFIGLFCDAAHSEETAYELYERNPKK; from the exons ATGGCTTCATCCCTCAAGATTTTGGATTCTGCCTGTCTTCTAAAGAAATGTCACTGGCAAAATGGCTTGTGTCCCTTGTTTAGACCTCTTGTTGATAGTTGCAATCTAAAATGGTACAGTAGCTACAGGAGACCAGGGACCCCTCCTGACAGAACCCCACCTTGGAAGAAAATAGACTTCAGCTTTCAGAAGGGAGTGGAAGGAATCAAGACACATTTTGGACGATTAGTGAAAGAAGTAACTGATCATGTGAAAGGGCCTGAGGGACGTCCACTAAAGCAATACATGCTGGAACAGACAAGAGTGGTTTGGGAGTTTCGTAGTCAAGAAGACTTGGATAAATGGGTAATCTCATCTGATGTTGAAattggagggaaaagtgaaatctATATGCAGCTGGGCAAGAATAACCAGTCTGCTTTGGTGTATGGGAACATTAATACTACAGTACCTCGTGATGGTGAGACCAGGTACAGTGGTTACTGCTCCATGAGATCTAAACCTCGACTG GTGGCTTTTGATCGAAAGAAGCCTTATGATTGGTCAAATTTCAATACCCTGGTCCTGCGTGTTCGTGGGGATGGTAGACCCTGGATGATAAACATCTATACAGACCCATACTTCTCTCATCAGAAGGATGACATCTATAATTACTTCATGTTCACACGTGGGGGCCCGTATTGGGAGGAAATCAAG ATTCCGTTTTCTAAGTTCTTTTTTACAAGCCGGGGGAGAATCCAGGATAACCAACATGCACTCTGGTTAGATAAG atcAGTACCTTAGGATTCACCATAGCTGACCAAGTAAATGGTCCATTTCAGCTGGAGATTGACTTCATTGGATTGTTCTGTGATGCAGCCCATTCAGAGGAAACTGCCTATGAGCTATATGAAAGAAATCCCAAGAAGTAG